In one window of Hevea brasiliensis isolate MT/VB/25A 57/8 chromosome 10, ASM3005281v1, whole genome shotgun sequence DNA:
- the LOC131183776 gene encoding E3 ubiquitin-protein ligase ATL6-like gives MRVNRLNLSRLIIMWFYVVLLSLVFSARAQPTTGKQENQYKLYSNFDPTMATVIVVLICAFFFVGIFSVFIRQCSENANVGNLPNTTASGNRSRGVGLDPAVIEKFPVFVYSEVKDIKIGRETLECVVCLSEFEDDETLRLLPKCNHVFHPECIDEWLASHVTCPVCRAKLTPESVEIPKSTPQQTTTTDSNQHNSVPTVAEEVAITVNEEQNSDSQPQATNIANTIQAKNRPPRLGISEKFPRSHSTGHSLVQAGDNIERYTLRFPEEVRKQMMASAKLKRAVSFNVILATEGSSRKGYRSSGEGSSRGKQIGRWAFLIAGGNSLKSSKIENDGDSVNGRNILASVKNPLNCLNMKVEGVEETSTPTRPLV, from the coding sequence ATGAGAGTGAACAGGCTTAATCTCAGCCGCCTGATCATCATGTGGTTCTATGTTGTTCTTCTTTCGCTTGTGTTCTCCGCGAGAGCACAGCCCACCACTGGAAAACAGGAGAACCAGTATAAATTGTACTCAAATTTCGATCCAACGATGGCCACAGTGATCGTCGTGCTCATTTGTGCTTTCTTCTTTGTTGGAATTTTCTCCGTCTTCATCCGTCAGTGTTCTGAGAACGCAAATGTTGGTAACCTCCCCAACACTACTGCCTCTGGGAATAGATCGCGGGGGGTTGGCCTCGATCCTGCCGTGATCGAGAAGTTCCCGGTCTTCGTCTACTCTGAGGTGAAAGATATTAAAATTGGCAGAGAAACGCTAGAATGCGTAGTTTGCTTGAGTGaatttgaagatgatgaaacgcTGCGTTTGTTACCCAAATGTAATCACGTTTTCCATCCTGAATGCATTGATGAGTGGTTGGCTTCTCATGTCACTTGCCCGGTTTGCCGAGCCAAGCTCACACCGGAATCTGTCGAAATTCCGAAGAGCACACCACAACAAACAACAACAACAGACTCGAATCAACACAACTCTGTACCTACTGTCGCTGAAGAAGTCGCAATTACCGTGAATGAAGAGCAAAACAGTGACTCACAGCCACAGGCTACTAATATCGCGAACACGATTCAGGCGAAGAATCGGCCACCGAGATTGGGTATTTCCGAAAAGTTTCCAAGATCGCATTCGACGGGGCATTCACTAGTTCAAGCAGGAGATAATATTGAAAGGTATACACTGAGATTTCCGGAGGAGGTGAGGAAGCAGATGATGGCAAGCGCGAAACTGAAACGTGCAGTGAGTTTCAATGTGATTTTGGCAACGGAAGGGAGTTCGAGGAAAGGGTATAGAAGCAGCGGAGAAGGTAGTAGTAGAGGAAAGCAAATTGGCCGGTGGGCATTCTTGATTGCGGGAGGCAATTCCTTAAAATCGAGTAAGATTGAAAACGACGGAGATTCGGTTAACGGTAGGAACATTTTGGCATCCGTTAAGAATCCGTTAAATTGCCTAAACATGAAGGTTGAGGGAGTCGAAGAAACGTCCACTCCGACCCGGCCTCTCGTTTGA